The DNA segment GGGAGAGTAAGCGTTGGAGAGCTTACGAGTTCAGGGTTGTAAAACAGAGGGTCAGGACTGTTTACAGGTTCCACGAGGATGTGGAAAGGGTCTTCTTCGGTTTTGGGGTAGCTGTTTGAACCTGATTGACTGGATTGAGGGTTCTCAGCCATGGTTAGGTTTTGGTCTCGGCGTAGTGAGGGTTACGTTACGGCGGAGAAGTGGTGTTGTGTCCTAATCGACAAAGGTGGAGATTTGTGGAGTATTGTCACATTAGGCCTTGGGCCGCTAACGGGCCTAGAATAAAAACGCAATGACCGCACGGCCCAAAGTTTATAACGGGAGAAGGTTAAGTTGTTACGCCTAACGGCCATAACAACTAGTTCATCGTCTATCTCGAAAcagaggagaggagagagaaagcGAAGAACAGAGAGCAGAGTTACAGAGattgagagaagagagagaagggagagagtaCGAGAGCGGAAGGAGAAACCGATCAAGAACAGAGAGATCCAGTAGTGATCACAGCTCTTGCGATCGAGGTGTTTCTCCGGGTCATTCTACGCGTCTTCGTCATCGGAGGTGTCGGAGGTTGATAGCGAGTCATCTCCATCGTAGTCACTCTCGTAATCTTCTCCGAAGAGTTCTCGGTACATTCTTTTGTAGTACCTGCGCATAAACAAGATCAGGTGAGATCTTGAGCTGTTGTATCGCCATTGATCAATAGTGAAGTGCATGAGAGTTTTGTTCTCTCCCCAGTCAGTAGGAAACGAAGACTGGGTAAACAATTGCTTGTGTTGTTTGCGTTGATTCGATTAACAGGTTCATCACTAGTTAAGGTCAAGATTGAATTGATAATCAACTAGGTGAACTGGATCAAGATCGGAATCGAACCTAGTCTGATACCTTAACATTTTCAAGTAACATTTTACTATTTGTGGAAAGAACGTAACGTAAGAAGACCTCACacgaaaaaactaaaaaaaaatccatccAAAACAGAATTGTCTGCATCCATTGTACGGGATCATACAAGCTAAAGGTACTCCTCGCCGATGGTTTGGGGTTCGCCAATCGTAGAGTAGCGGCTTGCGTAGATAGTTCtttgaaatatgaaaattacTATGTTTTTGCTCCATTTCTAGTTTGGTTTATAACTAGTAATAGAGcactattattaatttatttccCACATTTGTAGATCATTTTTtgctaaataaattttaattttcaactaAAAACACAGCATCTATCATGTAAATACGTTATCAGCTAAACATAGTAGGTATGTTATGCAGCTGTGTGTTAAGATGTATATCTTTTGAAAACAAATTGTATCTTATTCATtatgtatatatgttaattaaaCAAGCTTAATGAATCATCTTGATCACAGATTGGTATACATAATACATATTAGTACACAGACATAAGTGTTGTTTCTTAGCTACTGATATAATCATCTGCATCATCAAGACCCACCCAACTCATGAAAGCAAATAGAAACTCTCTAAAACCCACTTTCCCTTTTCTTCCCCAATCCATTTCTTCTGCACcacacaaacaaaacaaaaaccataGGCGAGATATAATCCAAATGAGTAATCAACACATTTCATCTGATAAACAAAAGCATATACAAGAGATTTTTACGTACCGAATCTCATGTTGGTGACATGTTTAGGAGATCTCTCTAGCGGATAGTCTTCATTATTTAATCTCTTTATCACATCAGCCTTGTTCAGTTTCCCTTTACCATCTTTGTCCAAAAACAAGAACACTTCCACTATCGGATCAAATATTGATTCAACCAACTTCGGACCCATCTCACTCGATTCCTCCTAAGaaacacaacaacaaaattTAGTTACGCTCAATAGCTAAAACATTAAATCTATCAATCATCACATGTGTTGATTAATACCGAGCTAGATGGAGAGGAAGGTTTAGCTAGAAGATAAATGAGACAAAGAAGGACTATAAACTCATTGAACTGTATCCCTTTGCTTCCATCAACATCACACCATCCGTATAAACCTTTCACTTCTTCTTCCGACAAACTCATCAGCTCCAGTTCCACTAAGCATTTCTTCAGCTCTTCCATATCGATTGTCCCGTTTCCATCGCTATCTGTGGATACCCATGAaccaaaatgttaaaaaaagaaactccAAACCGGTGGAATCTTGAAAGGTAAACTCTAGAAAACGTTACCATAGGATTCGAAGACGGTTCTGATCTTTCTTAATCCTTCTCTTAGCTTAGGAAACTTCATGATCACCGAATCAATGGACTTTAAACTCCGATGTCCCGGATAATATCTCCGGCTCTCCACCATTTTCCGTGCGAGCTTAGCATCCAGCTCAGCATACTTCTTGTTGCTCCCCGAGCTAACGCAGCAGCAGAGCATGCTTCCTACGAGGTTTTTGTATTATACAAGTACGTGTTAAACCAAATAAACATCGAAAAGTTGTTAGAAATTAtggaaaaaaaacaagaactcACTCATGTTAATTGTGATGTTCGATGCAAAAGTTGTAAGAGAGGGACAAGGCGTAGCAGATTAAGTAAAGCATAAAGAATCATGAGGAAAGGCATTACGTATAGAAGCAAAGTAAAAGACTCAACCTTTGGTGACactttgatcattttttttttttttcccaaattgaAATTCATTCATAACTGAAAAACGACAGTTCCATACATAAGCTGGCGGAAACGAAACATCCCCAGAGACAAGAACCCAAAGAACAGGCAGCTAAAACCCACACCCGGGCTACTAAAAAACCATTGAAATACTAAACTTGATAACCTGAGAAACTGAATATTctaagacaaagaagaagatgaaacaaaCCAAGGACCTTAGACTACCGGAGGCTTCAAGGGGACAGCCAAACGAAACGAGGACAGGCCTCCAATCAGGACAAACCAACAACACAAGGACTGCAAGACAACCAACCCGAGAGACAGAAAAGGTCCATCCGCTAGAATTCACAGCAGAGCGAGGAAATACGCCTCAAACCAAACCTTTTCACCGAGGAGAAGTCGAAGGCATCACAAGGGACCTCGGGACGCTTCACCGTTGAAGAAAAAAGCCATAGCCACAAACATCTCCAACCAAAGCCAGAACCACGTAGAAAAAGCCATAACCTTGAAAGCACAATCTGAGAATTCAACAATGGAGGAGAGAATCCAAACTCGGAATAGAAGCATTTGAACATGCCACGCATACACCCAATCGAAATAACGACCCAACCGAGAATTGAAACCTCTGAAGCCACAGTGAGCAATAAAGGAGCTAGAATTGAAGAAAGCCCATAAACGACGTCAGCGAAAGCACCTACAATGCTCCAGCAGCTATGCCGCACCGTCAACAGGTCCTCGACCTGACATATGGCGCCAGACTCGTCTCTGAACCCAACTCTCCAAACCAAAACCTCACATGAACTAAGCAGAGATCTGGAGACACTCCTCAACAAAGAGACCCAGACTAGCATAAGACACAAAAGGGAGCACAGAAAATCAAATCGATTAATCTCCATCTACCACCACAATTGTCTTCTCTACAAAAACTCTTCCAACGGACAGAGACTCAAGAAACACAAGCTACAGATTATCCTCGGAGTGGTCACAGACGGGAAAGACAGGCTCGAGCTTGACCGCTAACCTTCAATGGCTCTGGAACCGGTTTGAACATCTCACCACTACCGCACAGAAGCCGACGAGCCCACCACCTAGCCAATCTCCCACCGAGCCAAAGCACACCAGAACCGAAACTAGACCATCGATTCCCTTTTAAGCCCAGATCTGAAACCACTAACAAAAAGGATGACCTTTTCCGAAATTAAAACCTTAGATTAAAAGCCTATGAGAATACGAGACCGCTCCCGGCGACGGTGAGAAGCACCGACCGCCGGAGCAGCAGCTGAGCAAACGCAAAagttttcctctctctctctctctagcagCCTGAGTCACCGAATGCACGACTGGTGACACTTTGATCATTTCAAtgtgttttttaataattatcatTATCTTATGGGTTTTTGCCTCCAACGCATTTCAATTGATGATACAATAAATAACAAAGGCAAGGTcagatatatatacataagtaGGCTAAGATGAAATGTTGATGACAAGTTTTGTATCCAATAATACAATCCCACCCACACCCCTCAAATCAAGTAAAAAAGAGTTAAGTCTTATCTCTGCCTTCCCCTTTCTTCGGTCCTAAACTTTGTTTATCCAATGGTACTACTACTAGGCACGTTCCACCCTGCCTCATAGCCTAGGCCTACATCGTCTCCGCGAAGCCGCTTCTTCATCGATGCAGCAGAAACCGAGCTCCCATTGGTGTTGGAAGTCAGAGAGCTTTCAACTGAACAGTTGGTTGTGATGTTGTTTTTGGTGTCTACTGCTACTGCAAGCTCGGACAAAGatggcatcatcatca comes from the Brassica rapa cultivar Chiifu-401-42 chromosome A01, CAAS_Brap_v3.01, whole genome shotgun sequence genome and includes:
- the LOC103831952 gene encoding probable calcium-binding protein CML22: MRSMLCCCVSSGSNKKYAELDAKLARKMVESRRYYPGHRSLKSIDSVIMKFPKLREGLRKIRTVFESYDSDGNGTIDMEELKKCLVELELMSLSEEEVKGLYGWCDVDGSKGIQFNEFIVLLCLIYLLAKPSSPSSSEESSEMGPKLVESIFDPIVEVFLFLDKDGKGKLNKADVIKRLNNEDYPLERSPKHVTNMRFEEMDWGRKGKVGFREFLFAFMSWVGLDDADDYISS